In one window of Ovis aries strain OAR_USU_Benz2616 breed Rambouillet chromosome 3, ARS-UI_Ramb_v3.0, whole genome shotgun sequence DNA:
- the PRR13 gene encoding proline-rich protein 13, with protein MWNPNAGQPGPYPHPPNAGYPGGCNPAHPPPANPPFPPGPFPTPPGAPQGNPAFPPGGPCHPVPQPGYPGCQPSGPYPPPYPPPGPGMCPVNPLVPGVVGPGIVIDKKVHKKMKKAHKKKQKHHKHGKHSSSSSSSSSDSD; from the exons ATGTGGAATCCCAATGCTG GGCAGCCAGGACCATATCCACACCCGCCTAACGCTGGGTATCCTGGAGGTTGCAATCCTGCCCATCCACCACCTGCCAACCCTCCCTTTCCTCCAGGCCCTTTTCCCACTCCCCCAGGAGCACCGCAGGGGAATCCAGCCTTTCCCCCTGGTGGGCCCTGTCATCCTGTGCCACAGCCAGGATATCCAGGATGCCAGCCCTCAGGTCCCTACCCCCCTCCATATCCACCACCTGGCCCTGGCATGTGTCCTGTGAATCCATTGGTTCCTGGTGTAGTAGGACCAGGAATAGTGATTGACAAGAAGGTgcacaagaaaatgaagaaagctcataaaaagaagcagaaacacCATAAGCATGGCAAG cattcctcctcctcctcctcttccagcaGTGACTCTGACTGA